The sequence below is a genomic window from Actinomycetota bacterium.
CCGTCCACATCGCCGCACGCGTTATGAACGAAGCCCGTCCGAACGAGGTCCTGGTTTCGGGCGCCGTGCCACCGCTGGTTGCCGGCTCGGGCCTGGAGTTCGACGACCGAGGCGAGCACACGCTCAAAGGTGTCCCGGGCGAGTGGCGCCTGTACGCGGTGCGGTCGTGAAGCCGCCGCCGATCCGGTACGCACAGAGCCCCGATCTACATATCGCCTATCAGGTCCGTCCAGAACTGATCTTCCGGGTTCCTGGAAGCGTGAAGTCTCTCCAGGCATAATCCAGCCGGCTGGCACGCTGCCCCTCTCTTCCCCTGAGGCTTCCCCGCCTTCCCACGTTTCCGCTGGTCACGGCGTTGCTGTCGTACCCGGCGTCTATCGTGCTTCGCAGGAGGCGGAATGACCCTCAGGCTCGATCAGGTTTTCGGCCAGATCACGGCGATGAGCGCCGCCGTGGCCGCGGCCCGCGACGACCTGGCGTCGCGCCTCACGCGTGCGGCGGGGGAGTGGCAAGGCGTATGGCCCGACGTCGACCGGGTGCGCGGCAAGGTCGCCGCAGCCAAGACGTCGTGGCTGCTCGCTCAGCCGCTCGAGAGCCCCGAGCTTCGATCCTTGCCGGACTTCTCGCCGCCACGCTGGCGTGTGGTCGCAACCGACGGCTCGCAGATCGAGGTCTCCCGGCACGAGATCGCGCCCTGTTTCCTCGTCAACGTCGGTGAGGTCACGCTCGACTACGGGGACGAGCCCGGCGCCACGCTGGCCAGTGAACCGTCCCTCTTCTTCGAGCCCGAGGACCTCTACCCGATCTACGGCAACGAGGAGCGCGCCGCCGACGGAGCCGTCGTCGGGGCGGTGCGCGACACCCACGAGTTCCGAAGGCTCGCGCAGCTCGTCCGCGAGACCGACCGGCCCGCCGTTGCGCTGGTCGACGGGACGCTGATCCTTTGGCGCGACGAGACCAACCCGCGCGGTCTAACCGGACTCGCAGCGGATGACGTCAAGAAGCAACGCCTCGACGCGATGCTCGAGCTGTTCGAGGCCGGCGAGGAGGCCGGTGTGCCGGTCGTCGGCTACGTATCGTCGCCCGGCGGCTCCGACGTGGTGAACACACTCAAGGTCATGCTCTGCCCCGAGCATCCGGTCGACTGCGACCGCTGCCCCTTCACGCACGAAGGGATACGGCCGACCGCCGTGTTCGACAAGCCCTGCGACCCCGTCGCGCGCGTTACCGACGCGATGCTGTTCCGGAAGCTTCTCAAGTCGGGCCAGCGATCCCCGCTGTTCTGGTCGAGCGCGCCGGTCCTCGACGCGTATGAGCGGCATCGGGTGGCGTTCTGCTACCTCGACGCCGCGGACGAGATCGCGCGGCTCGAGCTCCCGGCGTACGTCGCGACCAACCCCGAGCTCATCGCACTCGCGCACTGGGCGGCCGCCGATCAGTCGCGGCGCGGCTACGGCTACCCGGTCGCGCTCGCAGAGGCGCACGAGCAAGCGATCGTCCGCTGGGCCGATCGGGACGCATTCTTCCGCCTCGTCGCGCAGCGGTTCGTCCGCGAGGGTAACCGGGTCGCGCTGTCCCGTAAGCAACTCCGCAAGAGAGGAGCCCTGGTTTGATGGAAAAGGGTTTGAGCGAGCTGAACGGCGTCATCGGAGAGGTCGTCGGCGCGTCGACGACCCGTTTCCGCGCGGTCGCG
It includes:
- a CDS encoding DNA double-strand break repair nuclease NurA, translated to MTLRLDQVFGQITAMSAAVAAARDDLASRLTRAAGEWQGVWPDVDRVRGKVAAAKTSWLLAQPLESPELRSLPDFSPPRWRVVATDGSQIEVSRHEIAPCFLVNVGEVTLDYGDEPGATLASEPSLFFEPEDLYPIYGNEERAADGAVVGAVRDTHEFRRLAQLVRETDRPAVALVDGTLILWRDETNPRGLTGLAADDVKKQRLDAMLELFEAGEEAGVPVVGYVSSPGGSDVVNTLKVMLCPEHPVDCDRCPFTHEGIRPTAVFDKPCDPVARVTDAMLFRKLLKSGQRSPLFWSSAPVLDAYERHRVAFCYLDAADEIARLELPAYVATNPELIALAHWAAADQSRRGYGYPVALAEAHEQAIVRWADRDAFFRLVAQRFVREGNRVALSRKQLRKRGALV